A single Desulfonatronum sp. SC1 DNA region contains:
- a CDS encoding integration host factor subunit alpha yields MSRTLTKAEIVDTIYDKVDRSRGEVKKMVESLLSIMKTAVKRDHALLISGFGKFEAYPKKARKGRNPQTSETITLDPRKVVVFRLSKKFRAEINPQ; encoded by the coding sequence ATCGTGGACACCATTTACGACAAGGTGGATCGAAGCCGGGGCGAGGTGAAAAAAATGGTGGAGTCCCTGCTATCGATCATGAAGACCGCCGTGAAGCGGGATCATGCGTTGCTGATCAGCGGTTTCGGCAAGTTCGAGGCCTACCCGAAAAAGGCCCGCAAGGGACGCAACCCGCAGACCAGCGAAACCATCACCCTGGATCCGCGTAAGGTGGTAGTTTTTCGGCTTTCCAAGAAGTTTCGCGCCGAAATCAATCCGCAATAA